One Rhizoctonia solani chromosome 1, complete sequence DNA window includes the following coding sequences:
- a CDS encoding IBR domain protein — MSPRKKNASKASPSKQSTINSFFRSKPKHAPTSTRPKRLAQSSLAARPLRSNRSPDLEILDLTQSTSPAKESDSPPSAKKRKLKATSPDRSPIRGVRQSPFPPDSSRSPSPTSYISGKAMESGPGSSAQRALASPAPSQTGSSRDMLEFDPDETIESSQTQYLHLVFTPSSQRVAPMDPGHVPTPVFTPTSTRSKKIYGSPSVRKTIETAQAIGESQSTPCIPSSQGEVYQPSTPRKYSGTVFGCARTSAPNAEASRAINSPTDIPTATTEPTIHPASAKTPTKNHLARSNLFTPNFSSPRPIPTPLYSSNLMSSSDPSIEATELGTVESPPKPPRNTTTITGLLPHAPLSRLPGQNTPLKRQRAITPLLPIHNINPNPPRTPSRATQCILPPSPTEFPSPRKLMSSLGFEPSRNTSDAKQPTLAKVFSDPPNSDSVVPSHDVLEAAHSQLQENGRPNRSRSSSLTIIPSSQPLHDSSPPPVLQPTPYTSPTIRSIPQLFELFYCADDYSPVTSSQSLPPSQSPIKGGQLIQTNLLLECEAEVHRDSPDEEMGTHTPIVYDLPPSSPPPQTPTRRGSRASSPDLSLIPVSGQKGKAKSRIGKTPIRDSPLIHAFEAAKKRSKTATPVVRRSAPKASQIPSSPIGRACVENMELDSSPIRALSSGDEQSPPKISKSNAGLRTLDSAGIPQKSSQTAQQNSSRNIRPIKASTSTQRRKSIEQDMVDSSDADEMDIDIRPSPALPASTERQQTESFLSTDYGRFERPRAYASDARTPRTSSQLRLPEQPVLSPPIPENTQTQEECETPWESLRPSQSVSQVYERQLIEEAERARRLRMGQNAQKQNAKVLVEESPDVEQEDETGELEGTESEEQSESQDQEPARPVTISLEPQSPTNVPNELSRRPLPHWFSTPKSQRAEQQHYVVTPTKVMRRTPARPTPSRKSMTPSSMMGEDDPNEDYTYIEETFNPTESQQSFLNRILLGDALVSESWITGRELEDHGLEGRMRSRATRKPRSPRAPRLSAPAVDPWLGGQNNVATDVVTNNSPLTNANKIKNRRNRGNSAQDTSNNSPQRNTGASQPTQSQSQSQGRNRNRNRNRNRGRQKGRNEMSQNGAIAGLETSYSNPEASRSRQNGPNNRDGRRQNQSNSGASNNLTIDPVTGEVISRRAAKRRQAKARKAAAVAREETVEQTRAQQQPRVQTQPPSAPSTSASRTANYGIPPVSAPGSSASVYTTPTLSRSSKSGTSNHPSPRSAIATNTIQRVAHPTSCVSSNRELGATAPLRIGARPRWTNSLDERASRTTQPITSTTSANNTTLPSTAPSWRSIHQAHTGLSSVANRNQPGLSTNLRPDTAAVSSIAGDSSSTANRPTPALARTRFSTDFIDSDAGTPQLAPPARSVRVPTVTTTAPTVPVSVPPLNITRRAPTRTRPSIPCTICLDIPDEFPRQRPTTRCVHPINVCASCLEQHISHAVLSQGSTTLTCPDTSCRQNLEYADVIRATKSAKTCQDRYEALLLRRTLEAEPNFVWCKNPGCDWGQVHESGVNAPIVICQVCRARSCFTHNVPWHTGLTCSQYATQHANRERENRASEAYISLHAKQCPNSRCGRRIEKNDGCDHMTCRRPAGCGHEFCWVCLADYQTILREGNHRHATTCQHYAPIRRTTVFEDYYRQELNRLAHVPPQPAVRPQAQARHEPPPPPQPMQQTQREQGPGSVWSWLVGAAAAVLMLRG; from the exons ATGAGCCCGCGTAAGAAGAATGCCAGTAAAGCAAGTCCTTCGAAGCAATCTACTATCAATAGTTTCTTTCGATCTAAACCTAAGCATGCACCTACTTCGACTCGGCCCAAGCGTCTCGCTCAATCGAGCCTTGCCGCCCGACCGCTGAGATCGAATCGGTCACCTGATTTGGAGATTCTTGACTTGACCCAAAGCACAAGCCCGGCGAAAGAATCCGATTCGCCACCGAGCGCAAAGAAACGAAAACTGAAAGCTACGTCACCAG ATCGGTCGCCCATTCGTGGCGTAAGACAAAGCCCTTTCCCGCCAGATTCCAGCCGGTCACCTTCACCTACTTCGTATATCTCTGGGAAAGCTATGGAGTCTGGACCTGGAAGCAGTGCTCAACGTGCACTTGCCTCACCTGCACCCTCCCAGACTGGAAGTTCTCGGGATATGCTCGAATTTGACCCTGACGAAACTATTGAGTCCTCCCAAACCCAATATCTGCACCTTGTGTTCACGCCTTCGTCTCAACGTGTCGCTCCTATGGACCCGGGTCATGTTCCTACACCAGTGTTCACGCCCACTTCCACTCGAAGTAAGAAGATCTACGGGTCACCATCTGTACGAAAGACTATAGAGACTGCACAAGCTATCGGAGAGAGTCAGTCTACACCTTGCATCCCAAGTAGCCAAGGAGAGGTTTACCAACCTTCCACTCCAAGAAAGTACAGCGGGACTGTGTTCGGCTGCGCCCGG ACCAGTGCTCCCAATGCAGAAGCTTCCAGAGCCATTAATAGTCCAACCGATATACCCACAGCGACCACGGAGCCTACGATTCATCCTGCTTCGGCTAAGACACCTACCAAGAACCACTTAGCAAGGTCGAACCTGTTTACACCTAATTTTTCAAGCCCTCGACCGATACCTACTCCTCTGTATTCATCCAACCTCATGTCAAGCAGTGATCCCTCTATTGAGGCGACCGAGCTAGGAACAGTAGAATCGCCCCCGAAGCCT CCCCGAAATACCACCACGATTACTGGCTTACTTCCTCATGCCCCTTTATCGCGACTTCCCGGCCAAAACACCCCCCTTAAACGCCAAAGAGCGATTACTCCACTCTTACCGATACATAATATTAATCCTAATCCTCCTCGGACCCCTAGTCGCGCTACCCAGTGTATTCTCCCGCCTTCTCCCACCGAATTCCCCTCTCCAAGGAAGCTCATGTCGTCGCTAGGTTTTGAGCCATCTCGTAATACCAGTGACGCTAAACAGCCTACTTTAGCCAAGGTTTTCTCGGATCCCCCAAATTCCGACAGTGTAGTCCCTAGCCACGATGTACTCGAGGCTGCCCACTCTCAgcttcaagaaaatgggcgCCCAAATCGAAGTCGGTCGTCATCTTTGACAATTATTCCGTCATCTCAGCCACTTCATGATTCATCACCGCCGCCTG TCCTTCAACCAACTCCCTATACCAGCCCAACAATCAGAAGTATTCCTCAGCTATTCGAATTATTCTACTGTGCAGACGACTATTCCCCAGTGACTTCATCTCAATCACTTCCTCCTTCACAATCACCTATCAAAGGCGGTCAATTGATCCAAACCAATCTGCTGCTGGAATGCGAGGC TGAAGTGCACCGAGACTCGCCTGACGAAGAGATGGGAACGCATACACCTATCGTATATGACCTTCCACCATCATCCCCTCCCCCACAAACTCCGACACGTCGTGGATCAAGGGCATCAAGCCCGGACTTATCCCTTATCCCGGTCAGCGGTCAAAAGGGAAAGGCCAAATCTCGCATAGGGAAGACACCCATTCGCGATTCACCATTAATCCATGCTTTTGAGGCAGCAAAGAAACGAAGTAAAACAGCGACTCCTGTTGTACGTCGGTCAGCACCGAAAGCTAGCCAGATTCCTTCGAGTCCCATAGGTCGCGCATGCGTAGAGAACATGGAATTAGACTCGAGCCCCATTCGGGCTTTATCGTCTGGCGACGAGCAATCTCCACCCAAGATTAGTAAATCCAACGCAGGTTTGCGTACTCTCGATTCGGCCGGAATACCGCAGAAATCGTCCCAGACTGCTCAACAGAACAGTAGCAGAAACATCCGACCGATTAAAGCATCTACGAGTACCCAGCGCCGGAAGTCAATAGAGCAGGATATGGTGGATAGCAGTGACGCCGATGAGATGGACATCGACATCCGGCCTTCCCCAGCTCTTCCTGCCTCAACCGAGCGACAGCAG ACGGAATCGTTCCTCAGCACGGATTACGGAAGATTCGAAAGGCCGAGAGCATACGCCTCAGACGCCCGCACGCCACGAACGTCTTCCCAGCTCCGTCTCCCC GAGCAACCGGTCTTGAGTCCACCTATACCAGAGAACACCCAAACACAAGAAGAATGCGAGACCCCATGGGAATCGCTACGGCCCTCCCAGTCCGTTAGCCAAGTCTACGAGCGCCAACTGATTGAAGAGGCCGAAAGAGCGAGACGGTTAAGAATGGGGCAGAATGCACAAAAGCAAAATGCCAAGGTTTTGGTGGAAGAGTCTCCAGACGTTGAGCAAGAAGACGAAACCGGGGAGCTGGAAGGCACCGAGTCTGAGGAGCAGTCGGAAAGCCAGGATCAAGAACCCGCTCGTCCAGTGACAATCTCACTGGAACCTCAATCACCCACCAACGTACCCAACGAGCTGTCTCGCCGACCCCTACCACACTGGTTCTCAACGCCCAAATCTCAACGTGCAGAGCAGCAACACTACGTTGTGACTCCGACAAAGGTCATGCGGCGAACGCCTGCGAGACCGACTCCAAGCCGTAAATCGATGACGCCGTCATCAATGATGGGGGAGGACGACCCCAATGAGGATTACACCTATATAGAAGAGACGTTCAATCCTACCGAGTCGCAGCAAAGCTTCTTAAACCGAATACTTCTGGGAGATG CTCTCGTTTCGGAAAGCTGGATTACAG GTCGAGAACTCGAGGACCATGGTCTCGAAGGGCGTATGCGCTCACGGGCTACTAGGAAACCTCGTTCACCGCGTGCTCCTCGTTTATCCGCCCCTGCAGTAGATCCGTGGCTAGGTGGCCAAAACAACGTAGCCACAGATGTCGTCACCAACAATTCACCCCTAACCAACGCGAACAAAATCAAAAATAGGAGAAACAGGGGTAATTCAGCACAGGATACCTCTAACAATTCACCACAACGGAACACAGGAGCCTCTCAACCTACTCAGTCGCAGTCACAATCGCAGGGACGTAATCGTAATCGTAATCGAAACCGAAATCGTGGTCGACAGAAAGGTCGGAACGAGAtgtcccaaaatggagctatAGCTGGTCTAGAGACATCGTATAGCAATCCTGAAGCCTCTCGCAGCCGCCAGAATGGTCCAAATAACCGAGACGGTCGGCGCCAGAACCAATCTAATTCCGGAGCCTCGAATAATTTAACTATCGACCCGGTTACTGGAGAAGTTATTAGCAGACGTGCGGCTAAACGTCGACAGGCCAAGGCTAGGAAAGCTGCGGCTGTTGCTCGCGAGGAAACGGTAGAGCAGACGAGAGCCCAGCAACAACCCAGAGTTCAAACTCAACCCCCTAGCGCTCCTTCCACTTCAGCTAGTCGGACTGCAAACTATGGCATTCCTCCAGTGAGTGCACCGGGCTCATCTGCATCCGTATATACGACCCCTACTCTCTCGAGGTCTTCAAAGAGCGGTACCAGTAACCACCCAAGTCCCCGAAGCGCCATTGCGACCAATACCATTCAGCGGGTGGCTCACCCTACGTCTTGTGTGTCTTCCAATCGTGAGCTAGGTGCCACAGCTCCTCTCAGGATCGGAGCTCGACCTCGTTGGACAAACTCCCTTGATGAACGTGCATCACGAACTACGCAACCTATCACCTCTACCACCAGTGCCAATAATACCACACTACCTTCTACGGCTCCATCTTGGCGCTCCATTCATCAAGCACACACAGGACTCTCATCTGTGGCGAATCGCAATCAGCCCGGCTTGAGCACAAATCTACGCCCAGATACGGCGGCTGTCTCGTCCATTGCCGGGGACAGCTCTTCTACTGCCAATCGTCCAACCCCAGCACTGGCGAGAACTCGTTTTTCAACAGACTTCATCGATTCTGATGCTGGCACTCCACAACTCGCACCACCAGCTAGGAGCGTCCGTGTACCAACGGTTACCACAACAGCTCCGACAGTTCCCGTATCGGTTCCGCCACTCAACATCACTCGTCGAGCTCCTACACGTACTAGGCCTTCAATACCCTGTACAATCTGCCTTGACATCCCAGATGAGTTCCCTCGACAACGACCTACTACCCGTTGTGTACACCCGATCAACGTCTGTGCATCGTGCCTTGAACAGCATATATCGCATGCAGTGCTCTCACAGGGCTCCACTACTCTGACCTGCCCGGACACTTCATGTCGACAAAACCTGGAGTACGCAGACGTAATCCGAGCTACCAAAAGCGCAAAGACTTGTCAGGATCG CTACGAGGCACTACTGCTACGCCGAACATTAGAGGCAGAACCCAATTTCGTATGGTGCAAAAACCCGGGCTGCGATTGGGGTCAAGTACACGAAAGCGGAG TCAACGCACCAATTGTCATTTGTCAAGTTTGCCGCGCTCGTTCTTGTTTCACGCATAATGTACCTTGGCATACGGGCCTCACCTGTTCCCAATATGCAACCCAGCATGCCAATAGGGAGCGCGAGAACCGAGCTAGCGAAGCCTATATCTCTCTACATGCTAAACAGTGTCCCAACTCTAGATGCGGACGTCGC ATTGAAAAGAACGATGGGTGTGATCATATGACATGTCGGCGCCCAGCCGGATGCGGTCATGAATT TTGCTGGGTATGCTTGGCAGATTACCAGACCATACTCAGGGAAGGAAACCATCGGCATGCCACAACATGTCAACACTATGCTCCCATTCGACGAACGACAGTGTTTGAAGATTATTACCGACAAGAGCTCAACCGTCTAGCTCATGTGCCACCCCAACCAGCCGTCCGCCCGCAAGCACAAGCAAGACATGAGCCACCCCCGCCCCCGCAACCGATGCAACAGACTCAGCGCGAACAAGGCCCTGGATCGGTCTGGAGCTGGCTCGTAGGAGCAGCCGCTGCTGTGTTGATGCTGCGTGGGTGA
- a CDS encoding IBR domain protein — protein sequence MQSAYSGFGGLSQTSVPALGFARVASGSTVSRQQMAPSPFNGPSGSRSYGQDSYRVPATQATNPPPSNRPPYSTFATSSRNESHNTPRPFREDSGWAPSLSDAGPPVNPFTTASTSVSPKAARRPEPTAPYGANTYGSPLDIRTKTPNAQIAAAQAARNLYAHRSSPPGSLPAGSSDSILRPSNIFSLSPQPHPLPLNVLRRHSPEWQPSQNFSRGSAGTSDYQGMVIDSSGDYYPRHDGRIASIPTQPLIIPVSDLTPIDVNPAASNTTGEIQMCVVCFEQGSDVRFAARSPTASCHHGATVCVSCLEQHILIAIHKSRSVGIRCPHDGCGKMLEYQDVYCSVRDWSMLAYYEQLLIRREMGNTEQFVWCKNPICTSGQVHKPGPNQPIVTCNTCHQKSCYVHDRPWHEGLSCEDFDIKLRRYEEQDRATRAYLAKNTKSCPKCKRKIERNGGCDHMTCQRPGGCGHEFCWECLADGGSHKPGCSHLPSRIRRRCITVRRP from the exons ATGCAGTCGGCATATTCTGGTTTCGGTGGACTCTCTCAGACGTCTGTCCCCGCTCTAGGCTTCGCTCGAGTCGCTTCCGGTTCGACAGTATCACGCCAGCAAATGGCACCAAGTCCATTCAATGGGCCTAGCGGTTCGAGGAGCTACGGCCAAGATTCCTATC GAGTACCTGCCACGCAAGCGACAAACCCACCTCCTTCGAATAGGCCGCCATACTCAACCTTTGCCACTTCATCCCGCAATGAATCACACAATACACCTCGCCCATTTCGTGAGGACTCTGGCTGGGCGCCTAGCTTATCCGACGCGGGCCCGCCGGTCAATCCCTTTACAACGGCCTCGACCTCGGTCTCGCCCAAAGCAGCACGGCGACCCGAGCCAACGGCTCCATATGGCGCAAATACATACGGATCTCCTCTCGATATCCGCACCAAAACCCCAAACGCCCAAATAGCCGCAGCGCAAGCCGCGCGCAATCTGTATGCTCATCGGTCATCCCCACCTGGGTCATTGCCCGCGGGCAGCTCTGACAGCATCCTTCGGCCTTCGAATATATTCTCCCTGAGCCCCCAGCCTCATCCGCTCCCATTAAACGTTCTCCGTCGCCACTCTCCCG AATGGCAACCGAGCCAGAATTTTTCAAGAGGGAGCGCCGGAACGTCAGACTATCAAGGAATGGTTATCGACTCATCTGGTGATTATTATCCTCGCCACGACGGCCGGATCGCCAGCATTCCGACTCAACCCTTAATAATCCCTGTCAGCGACCTCACTCCTATCGATGTTAATCCGGCTGCTTCAAATACTACCGGAGAAATACAAATGTGTGTTGTATGCTTTGAACAGGGGTCGGACGTTCGCTTCGCCGCCCGTAGTCCTACTGCATCCTGTCATCATGGGGCGACGGTCTGCGTGAGCTGTCTCGAGCAACACATATTGATAGCCATACACAAGTCCAGAAGCGTTGGTATTAGATGTCCCCACGACGGATGTGGAAAGATGCTGGAATACCAAGATGTCTATTGCTCTGTACGAGATTGGAGCATGCTTGCATA CTATGAACAACTCTTGATCAGACGGGAAATGGGTAACACCGAGCAATTCGTATGGTGCAAGAATCCGATTTGTACCTCTGGGCAGGTGCATAAACCCGGGC CCAACCAGCCCATTGTGACTTGCAACACTTGCCATCAAAAATCCTGCTATGTCCATGACCGGCCCTGGCACGAAGGTTTATCATGCGAAGATTTTGACATCAAGTTGCGCAGGTATGAGGAACAAGATCGAGCTACCCGAGCGTATTTGGCCAAAAACACCAAGTCGTGCCCAAAGTGCAAGCGCAAG ATCGAGCGAAATGGAGGGTGCGACCACATGACATGTCAGCGGCCGGGGGGATGCGGACATGAGTT TTGTTGGGAATGCTTAGCTGACGGAGGCAGTCACAAGCCCGGATGTTCGCATCTACCATCCAGGATTCGTCGTCGATGTATAACGGTTCGACGTCCATGA
- a CDS encoding phosphoadenylyl-sulfate reductase (thioredoxin) — protein MTVTIPLQTDLLSLPLSPEQLDTINEQLRNESPQGILTWAVTHLPNLYQTTAFGLTGLAATDMLAKITTSPPPLIFIDTLYHFKETLDLANEVQRRYQSTMHVYRPEGTDTVEDFERIHGQKLWETDEPRYDYLVKVEPARRAYRELNVQAVITGRRATQGADRANLQPIEVDATGCVGDWHSTIKSGSGDAGERAGRWAGKEKTECGLHQDYFKLKLLAMKKQREEELRLKDESRPDTEALPSSTIVSTN, from the exons ATGACCGTCACCATCCCCCTCCAAACCGATCTCCTGAGCCTTCCTTTGAGCCCCGAGCAGCTCGATACCATCAATGAACAGCTCCGCAATGAGTCTCCTCAGGGGATCCTTACTTGGGCGGTTACTCACCTCCCCAACCTCTACCAGACGACTGCCTTTGGCCTTACCGGTTTGGCAGCGACGGATATGTTGGCCAAAATTACCACGTCGCCACCTCCACTTATCTTTATCGATACCCTCTACCAtttcaaagaaactctcgATTTGGCAAATGAAGTCCAGCGCCGTTACCAAAGCACCATGCATGTATACCGCCCTGAAGGAACCGACACTGTCGAAGATTTCGAGCGCATTCATGGACAAAAACTTTGGGAGACTGACGAACCTCGATACGACTACCTCGTCAAG GTGGAGCCGGCACGCCGAGCATACCGAGAGCTCAACGTACAGGCCGTCATTACTGGCCGACGTGCTACCCAGGGCGCCGACAGGGCCAACCTGCAGCCCATCGAGGTTGATGCGACCGGGTG CGTCGGAGATTGGCACTCGACGATCAAGAGCGGCTCCGGCGATGCCGGCGAGCGTGCTGGCCGTTGGGCAGGGAAGGAGAAAACGGAGTGCGGGCTCCACCAGGACTACTTCAAGTTGAAGTTGTTGGCTATGAAGAAACAG CGCGAGGAAGAGCTCCGTCTCAAGGATGAGTCACGCCCAGATACCGAGGCACTTCCATCATCAACAATAGTCTCGACCAACTGA